A section of the Ornithinimicrobium sufpigmenti genome encodes:
- the fdhD gene encoding formate dehydrogenase accessory sulfurtransferase FdhD, translating into MTRVTQRRRVTRLSADGGERARADVLAGEEPLEIRVNGRSFSVTMRTPGHDFELAVGFLHGEGVVTSWADVAQIDYRSGIGADGLRDYNVVDVTLAEGVPPPDPSLERHVYTSSSCGVCGTASIESVRRTGVHDLAADRATVSLEQLLALPDRLREAQAVFDRTGGVHAAGLFLPGQGGLELACLREDVGRHNAVDKVLGWALREHGMPLRGSVIQVSGRASFELVQKSVLAGIPVLSAVSAPSSLAADLADEAGLTLVGFNRGSTLNVYTGIERVAAGEPAG; encoded by the coding sequence ATGACCCGCGTGACCCAGCGCCGACGCGTCACCCGCCTGTCCGCCGACGGGGGTGAGCGCGCCCGCGCCGACGTGCTCGCCGGGGAGGAGCCGCTGGAGATCCGCGTGAACGGGCGGTCGTTCTCGGTCACCATGCGCACGCCGGGCCACGACTTCGAGCTGGCCGTGGGCTTCCTCCACGGGGAAGGCGTGGTCACGTCCTGGGCGGACGTGGCCCAGATCGACTACCGGTCCGGGATCGGCGCCGACGGCCTGCGGGACTACAACGTCGTCGACGTCACCCTCGCCGAGGGCGTCCCCCCGCCGGACCCGAGCCTGGAGCGGCACGTCTACACCTCCAGCTCCTGCGGCGTCTGCGGCACCGCCTCGATCGAGTCGGTGCGCCGCACCGGGGTCCACGACCTGGCCGCTGACCGCGCCACCGTCTCGCTCGAGCAGCTGCTCGCCCTCCCCGACCGACTCCGGGAGGCGCAGGCCGTCTTCGACCGGACCGGCGGCGTGCACGCCGCGGGGCTCTTCCTGCCGGGGCAGGGCGGGCTGGAGCTGGCCTGCCTGCGGGAGGACGTCGGGCGGCACAACGCGGTGGACAAGGTGCTGGGGTGGGCGCTACGCGAGCACGGTATGCCGTTGCGCGGCAGCGTGATCCAGGTGTCCGGCCGGGCTTCGTTCGAGCTGGTGCAGAAGTCCGTGCTGGCCGGGATCCCGGTGCTCTCGGCCGTCTCCGCACCGTCGTCCCTGGCCGCCGATCTGGCGGACGAGGCCGGGTTGACCCTCGTCGGGTTCAACCGGGGGAGCACGCTCAACGTCTACACGGGGATCGAGCGGGTCGCCGCCGGGGAGCCGGCCGGCTGA
- a CDS encoding DUF1801 domain-containing protein, whose translation MAGKAPKTAPTDVDPRDFLDGLEPRRREEGLVLLELMREATGEEPVMWGPSMVGYGSFRYRSTSGAAQGDWFRVGFSPRKAKLTLYGLQGHLRSEELLARLGRHTLGAGCVYATRLEHLDLDVVRELVTHAYTEADNIGDAETGGGEAVEGARGGEDTQG comes from the coding sequence ATGGCAGGCAAGGCACCCAAGACGGCACCCACCGACGTCGACCCGCGCGACTTCCTGGACGGGCTCGAGCCCCGGCGCCGGGAGGAGGGCCTGGTGCTCCTCGAGCTGATGCGGGAGGCGACCGGCGAGGAGCCGGTGATGTGGGGCCCCTCGATGGTGGGCTACGGCTCCTTCCGCTACCGCTCGACCAGCGGCGCGGCGCAGGGCGACTGGTTCCGAGTCGGCTTCTCCCCGCGCAAGGCCAAGCTCACCCTCTACGGGCTGCAGGGCCACCTACGCAGCGAGGAGCTGCTGGCCAGGCTCGGGCGGCACACCCTGGGAGCGGGCTGCGTCTACGCCACCCGCCTCGAGCACCTCGACCTCGACGTCGTGCGCGAGCTGGTCACGCACGCTTACACCGAGGCCGACAATATCGGTGACGCCGAGACCGGCGGCGGCGAGGCCGTCGAGGGCGCTCGTGGCGGCGAGGACACCCAAGGCTGA
- a CDS encoding ArsR/SmtB family transcription factor — MTQSAALPSTEDVCCPGTDCELLPKDRAMDLADVFKALADPTRVRLLQYLAESESGTACACHLPAALEISQPTLSFHMRKLYDAGLVDRDKRGRWVHYTVRPEALEKVRGFLTLRVTPAAKRCC; from the coding sequence ATGACCCAGTCCGCCGCGTTGCCCTCGACCGAGGACGTCTGCTGCCCCGGCACCGACTGCGAGCTGCTACCCAAGGACCGTGCCATGGACCTGGCCGACGTCTTCAAGGCACTGGCTGACCCGACCCGGGTGCGGCTGCTGCAGTATCTCGCCGAGTCGGAGTCCGGCACCGCCTGCGCGTGCCACCTGCCGGCGGCGCTGGAGATCAGCCAGCCCACGCTGTCCTTCCACATGCGCAAGCTGTACGACGCCGGCCTGGTCGACCGTGACAAGCGCGGCCGGTGGGTGCACTACACCGTGCGCCCGGAAGCACTGGAGAAGGTGCGCGGCTTCCTCACCCTGCGGGTCACCCCGGCCGCGAAGCGCTGCTGCTGA
- the arsB gene encoding ACR3 family arsenite efflux transporter has protein sequence MDRIGMTQGTPLASSTAPPVPARLSTTDRYLPVWIGVAMVAGLLLGRLVPGLGEWLGTVEVDGVSLPIALGLLVMMYPVLAKVRYDRLDTVVADRPLLLSSLVLNWVLGPALMFALAWIFLADLPEYRTGLIIVGLARCIAMVIIWNDLACGDREATAVLVALNSIFQVIAFAGLGWFYLSVLPGWLGLEQATLDVSPWQIAKSVLIFLGIPLAAGYLSRVWGEKAKGRSWYEGTFLPLVSPWALRGLLFTVVLLFALQGDQITNRPLDVARIAVPLLVYFATMWALGYAVGKVLGMTYERTTALAFTAAGNNFELAIAVAIATFGVTSGQALAGVVGPLIEVPILVALAYVALRLRKHFPHEEVPASIDA, from the coding sequence ATGGATCGGATCGGCATGACCCAGGGCACGCCCCTCGCGAGCAGCACGGCACCACCCGTACCGGCGCGACTGTCCACCACGGACCGTTACCTGCCCGTCTGGATCGGGGTGGCGATGGTCGCCGGCCTGCTCCTGGGGCGCCTCGTCCCCGGCCTGGGAGAGTGGCTGGGGACGGTCGAGGTCGACGGCGTCTCGCTGCCGATCGCGCTCGGGCTGCTGGTGATGATGTACCCGGTCCTGGCCAAGGTCCGCTACGACCGGCTCGACACCGTCGTGGCCGACCGTCCTCTGCTGCTCAGCTCCCTGGTCCTCAACTGGGTCCTGGGTCCGGCGCTGATGTTCGCCCTCGCCTGGATCTTCCTGGCCGACCTGCCGGAGTACCGCACCGGGCTGATCATCGTCGGGCTGGCCCGGTGCATCGCGATGGTCATCATCTGGAACGACCTGGCCTGCGGCGACCGCGAGGCCACCGCCGTCCTGGTCGCCCTCAACTCCATCTTCCAGGTCATCGCCTTCGCCGGGCTCGGCTGGTTCTACCTCTCGGTGCTGCCCGGCTGGCTGGGCCTGGAGCAGGCCACCCTGGACGTCAGCCCGTGGCAGATCGCCAAGTCCGTCCTCATCTTCCTCGGCATCCCGCTGGCGGCCGGCTACCTCTCCCGGGTGTGGGGCGAGAAGGCGAAGGGCCGCTCCTGGTACGAGGGGACGTTCCTGCCCCTCGTCTCCCCGTGGGCGTTGCGCGGCCTGCTGTTCACCGTCGTGCTCCTCTTCGCCCTGCAGGGCGACCAGATCACCAACCGGCCGCTGGACGTGGCCCGGATCGCGGTCCCGCTGCTGGTTTACTTCGCCACCATGTGGGCCCTGGGGTATGCCGTGGGCAAGGTCCTGGGGATGACCTACGAGCGCACCACAGCCCTCGCGTTCACCGCGGCGGGCAACAACTTCGAGCTGGCGATCGCGGTCGCGATCGCGACCTTCGGGGTCACCTCCGGCCAGGCGCTGGCCGGCGTGGTGGGCCCGCTGATCGAGGTGCCGATCCTCGTCGCACTCGCCTACGTGGCCCTGCGCCTGCGCAAGCACTTCCCGCACGAGGAGGTCCCTGCCAGTATCGATGCCTGA
- a CDS encoding ATP-dependent DNA helicase, whose protein sequence is MRMARAVERAVEREEHLLVQAGTGTGKSLAYLVPAIAHAVRTGKPAVVATATLALQAQIVDRDLPRIADALTPLLGRRPTFALVKGRSNYLCEHKLVGGFPDEDEDALLSMGTVDRERGRLGEEVVRLRQWAEITESGDRDELVPGVSNRAWRQVSVTSHECLGSKCPVVAECYVERSRAAATEVDVIVTNHSFMAIDAFEGRFMLPDHDLLVVDEAHELTDRITSTITDELTSSTVSVAARRAGKGESAARLAETVDLVAATLEELPEGKLTALPDRLVTTLQLVRDAARAALSELKPEKGTEVDGATQMAMAAVEDVFDTAERVLTDDELDVVWISHDPRRGSVLRVAPMSVAMLVRDKIFSERTVVLTSATLELGGTFDAVAGTIGLRGAGSPAWQGLDVGSPFDYPQQGIAYVAAHLPPPGRDGAGPAVFDEIEALVRAAGGRTLGLFSSRRAAEAAAEQMRERLADAGITVLCQGEDQMPTLVRRFASDASTCLFGTMSLWQGVDVPGPACQLVLIDRIPFPRPDDPLSSARTEKISSMGGNGFMAVSATHAALRLAQGAGRLIRRGDDRGVVAFLDSRMMSARYAGFLQRSLPPFWPTSDRDLVLGALRRLDATAGEVVPVAEPGARGIGGAPLPTDPVPVARSPRTAVTGGHAWTDEQDEELRDGVEAGVPLEELSAHLELAPDLVTARLNQLGLAVGA, encoded by the coding sequence ATGCGCATGGCGCGGGCCGTGGAGCGCGCCGTCGAACGGGAGGAGCACCTCCTGGTGCAGGCCGGGACCGGCACGGGCAAGTCGCTGGCCTACCTGGTGCCGGCCATCGCGCACGCCGTCCGCACCGGCAAGCCTGCCGTCGTGGCCACCGCCACCCTGGCGCTGCAGGCGCAGATCGTCGACCGCGACCTGCCGCGGATCGCCGACGCCCTGACCCCGCTGCTCGGGCGGCGGCCGACGTTCGCACTGGTCAAGGGCCGCTCCAACTACCTGTGCGAGCACAAGCTGGTCGGCGGCTTCCCGGACGAGGACGAGGACGCCCTGCTGTCGATGGGCACCGTCGACCGCGAACGGGGCCGGCTCGGCGAGGAGGTCGTGCGGCTGCGGCAGTGGGCCGAGATCACCGAGTCCGGTGACCGTGACGAGCTCGTCCCCGGCGTCAGCAACCGGGCCTGGCGCCAGGTCTCGGTCACCTCGCACGAGTGCCTGGGCAGCAAGTGCCCGGTCGTCGCGGAGTGCTACGTCGAGCGCTCCCGCGCGGCCGCGACCGAGGTGGACGTCATCGTCACCAACCACAGCTTCATGGCGATCGACGCCTTCGAGGGCCGGTTCATGCTGCCCGACCACGATCTGCTGGTCGTCGACGAGGCGCACGAGCTCACCGACCGGATCACCTCCACCATCACCGACGAGCTCACCTCCTCCACCGTCTCGGTGGCGGCGCGGCGCGCCGGCAAGGGGGAGTCGGCCGCCCGGCTCGCGGAGACGGTCGACCTGGTGGCGGCGACGCTGGAGGAGCTGCCCGAGGGCAAGCTGACCGCCCTGCCGGACCGCCTGGTCACCACGCTGCAGCTGGTCCGCGACGCAGCCCGCGCGGCGCTGAGCGAGCTCAAGCCGGAGAAGGGCACGGAGGTCGACGGCGCCACCCAGATGGCGATGGCCGCGGTCGAGGACGTCTTCGACACGGCCGAGCGGGTCCTGACCGACGACGAGCTGGACGTGGTCTGGATCAGCCACGACCCGCGGCGGGGCAGCGTGCTGCGGGTCGCGCCGATGAGCGTGGCGATGCTGGTGCGGGACAAGATCTTCAGCGAGCGCACCGTCGTCCTCACCTCGGCCACCCTGGAGCTCGGCGGCACCTTCGACGCCGTCGCGGGGACGATCGGGCTGCGCGGGGCGGGGTCACCCGCGTGGCAGGGGCTGGACGTCGGGTCCCCGTTCGACTACCCCCAGCAGGGCATCGCCTACGTCGCCGCGCACCTGCCCCCACCCGGGCGCGACGGCGCCGGCCCGGCGGTGTTCGACGAGATCGAGGCGCTCGTGCGTGCGGCCGGCGGTCGCACGCTGGGGCTGTTCAGCTCCAGGCGGGCCGCGGAGGCGGCGGCGGAGCAGATGCGCGAGCGGCTGGCCGACGCCGGCATCACCGTGCTGTGCCAGGGCGAGGACCAGATGCCCACCCTGGTGCGCCGCTTCGCCTCCGACGCCAGCACCTGCCTGTTCGGCACGATGTCGCTCTGGCAGGGGGTCGACGTCCCCGGGCCGGCGTGCCAGCTGGTCCTCATCGACCGGATCCCCTTCCCGCGGCCCGACGACCCGCTCTCCTCGGCCCGCACCGAGAAGATCAGCAGCATGGGCGGCAACGGCTTCATGGCGGTCTCGGCGACCCACGCCGCGCTGCGCCTGGCCCAGGGCGCCGGTCGACTGATCCGCCGCGGCGACGACCGGGGCGTGGTCGCCTTCCTCGACTCGCGGATGATGTCGGCCCGCTACGCCGGCTTCCTGCAGCGCTCGCTGCCCCCGTTCTGGCCGACCTCGGACCGCGACCTCGTGCTCGGGGCGCTGCGCCGCCTGGACGCGACGGCCGGCGAGGTGGTGCCGGTGGCGGAGCCGGGAGCTCGCGGCATCGGTGGGGCGCCCCTGCCCACCGACCCGGTGCCGGTGGCCCGCTCGCCCCGCACCGCCGTCACCGGTGGCCACGCGTGGACCGACGAGCAGGACGAGGAGCTCCGCGACGGCGTCGAGGCCGGTGTCCCGCTGGAGGAGCTGTCCGCGCACCTGGAGCTGGCGCCGGACCTGGTCACGGCGCGGCTCAACCAGCTCGGTCTCGCGGTTGGCGCGTGA
- a CDS encoding DUF952 domain-containing protein, with translation MSGPAPDDRPFWHLAEEEHWRAAVTSGTYDRSTLGATLEQVGFLHASYPEQLPAVVRAHYARYAAPLVVLEVDPAALRQAGVEVRLEPGDASDPGSPLYPHVYGPLPVTAVTRTRPASVDRGWLDLGPWEPRASSA, from the coding sequence GTGAGCGGCCCCGCCCCGGACGACCGTCCCTTCTGGCACCTTGCCGAGGAGGAGCACTGGCGGGCAGCGGTGACCTCCGGGACCTATGACCGGTCCACGCTCGGCGCGACGCTGGAGCAGGTCGGCTTCCTGCACGCCTCCTACCCCGAGCAGCTGCCCGCCGTGGTGAGGGCCCACTACGCCCGGTATGCGGCCCCCCTCGTCGTCCTCGAGGTCGACCCGGCGGCCCTGCGGCAGGCCGGCGTCGAGGTCCGGCTTGAGCCCGGCGATGCCTCCGACCCGGGTTCGCCGCTCTACCCGCACGTCTACGGCCCGCTGCCGGTCACGGCAGTCACCCGGACCCGCCCGGCCAGCGTGGACCGCGGCTGGCTCGACCTCGGCCCTTGGGAGCCGAGGGCTTCGTCTGCGTAG
- a CDS encoding GNAT family N-acetyltransferase has protein sequence MITSERDPDRLQALHARFIVPHFPPEERGTAQELVQSAATGRSIVFTAGPDGDTSGPPTGLAVVDTWPEVPQVALLAWLAVSTDTRSRGTGSTLLRHVLHHLGRRILLAEIEPADTVARSRAYGDPRARAGFYARHGARRLNIPYWQPPTYPGGPPVLLDLVVVPRPGTSVPALLPAEPVRSFLQTYALPYLPTDLADSLDEALTAFRLRTSPLG, from the coding sequence GTGATCACCTCCGAGCGGGACCCCGACCGGCTGCAGGCGCTGCACGCCCGGTTCATCGTCCCCCACTTCCCGCCTGAGGAGCGGGGCACCGCCCAGGAGCTGGTGCAGAGCGCGGCCACGGGCCGCTCCATCGTCTTCACGGCCGGCCCGGACGGAGACACCTCCGGGCCCCCCACCGGGTTGGCTGTCGTCGACACCTGGCCCGAGGTCCCGCAGGTCGCGCTCCTCGCCTGGCTCGCGGTCAGCACGGACACCCGATCCCGCGGCACCGGCTCGACCCTGCTCCGACACGTGCTCCACCACCTAGGTCGCCGGATCCTGCTCGCAGAGATCGAACCCGCCGACACCGTTGCCCGCTCCCGGGCCTACGGCGACCCCCGCGCGAGGGCCGGGTTCTACGCCCGGCACGGCGCGCGCCGGTTGAACATCCCCTACTGGCAACCGCCAACCTACCCCGGTGGCCCACCCGTGCTCCTTGACCTGGTGGTGGTCCCCAGGCCCGGGACATCAGTCCCTGCGCTGCTGCCGGCCGAGCCGGTGCGCAGCTTTCTGCAGACCTACGCCCTGCCCTACCTGCCGACGGACCTCGCCGATTCCCTTGACGAGGCCTTGACAGCCTTCCGGCTCCGCACGAGCCCCCTGGGCTAG